The following proteins are encoded in a genomic region of Thunnus maccoyii chromosome 8, fThuMac1.1, whole genome shotgun sequence:
- the LOC121902155 gene encoding protocadherin beta-16-like, producing MMGIKMSFVVFFFFLHSVHGDVSYYLQEEMKRGSLIGNIANDLNLDSSKLISRNARVDAAGNRKRYCDINRSTGDLIVDDRIDREELCGEKLSCVMKRDLVLENPLELHSFSLHIQDINDNSPQFNDDSINLEIQESTVRGARFVIEEAHDADVGQNSVQQYSLKKNDNFVLMVDGNMIELVLDKELDREKQQEINLLLTALDGGSPQRSGTVAIHVTVLDANDNAPVFSQAVYETNLPENSPLDTVVVTVSASDADEGVNGDVSYDFGHVSEDVKKIFSIDRKVGEIRVIGTIDYETTTSFEIRVKAKDGLGLSSYAKVIISITDVNDNIPVIYVKSLANPVPENVSPGTEVGIINVQDADSDNNQLVRCSIQQNVPFKLVPSIKNYYSLVTTGQLDRELVSDYNITIIATDEGSPPLSSSKTVQLSVADINDNPPVFEEQTYSAYVTENNKPGSTLCSVSARDPDWRQNGTVIYSLLPGEVNGAPVSSYVSVNGDTGVIHSVRSFDYEQFRSFKVHVMARDNGSPPLSSNVTVSVFISDVNDNSPQILYPAPEGNTFMTELVPKAAHGGSLLSKVIAVDADSGQNAWLSYHIVKSTDPGLFSIGLHSGEIRTQRDISESDSMKQNLIVSVKDNGQPSLSATCSMYLLISDNLAEVPELKDISYDEKNSKLTSYLIIALVSVSTFFLTFIIIILGVRFCRRRKPRLLFDGAVAIPSAYLPPNYADVDGTGTLRSTYNYDAYLTTGSRTSDFKFVTSYNDNTLPADQTLRKSPSDFDEVFGESDGSLQV from the coding sequence ATGATGGGGATCAAAATGAGCTTTGtcgttttcttcttttttttgcattccGTGCATGGGGACGTGAGCTATTACCTTCAGGAGGAAATGAAGCGCGGGTCTCTTATCGGGAACATAGCAAATGATCTTAACCTGGACTCGAGTAAACTGATTTCTAGAAACGCCCGTGTTGATGCCGCAGGGAATCGTAAACGTTATTGTGACATCAATCGCAGTACTGGAGATTTAATTGTTGACGACAGGATTGACCGGGAGGAGCTTTGTGGAGAAAAGCTGTCGTGTGTAATGAAACGCGATCTTGTACTGGAGAATCCTCTGgagcttcattcattcagtctacACATTCAGGATATTAATGATAACTCGCCACAATTTAATGATGACTCGATCAATCTAGAGATCCAAGAGTCGACAGTCAGAGGAGCTCGTTTTGTGATAGAAGAGGCGCACGATGCGGATGTAGGACAAAATTCAGTCCAGCAGTACAGCCTGAAAAAGAATGATAATTTTGTGTTGATGGTTGATGGAAACATGATAGAGCTTGTTCTGGATAAAGAACTTGATCgtgaaaaacaacaggaaattaatttgcTCCTTACAGCTTTAGATGGTGGCTCTCCTCAGAGATCAGGTACAGTAGCCATACACGTCACTGTGCTGGATGCTAATGATAACGCCCCAGTGTTTAGCCAGGCCGTTTATGAAACCAATTTGCCTGAAAACTCTCCTTTGGACACTGTAGTGGTCACAGTGAGCGCAAGTGATGCAGACGAGGGGGTGAATGGAGATGTGAGTTATGACTTTGGACATGTTTCAGAGGATGTGAAGAAGATATTTAGTATTGACCGTAAAGTGGGTGAGATAAGAGTAATCGGTACCATTGACTATGAAACTACCACATCGTTTGAAATTCGCGTTAAAGCAAAAGATGGGTTAGGGCTATCATCATACGCCAAGGTAATCATCTCTATCACTGATGTGAATGACAACATACCTGTAATCTATGTAAAATCTCTGGCTAATCCGGTACCGGAGAACGTGTCACCCGGTACAGAGGTGGGCATCATTAACGTGCAGGATGCAGATTCTGATAATAATCAACTAGTTCGCTGCTCCATTCAGCAAAATGTCCCTTTTAAGTTGGTTCCTTCTATTAAAAACTACTATTCTCTGGTGACTACAGGACAACTGGACCGTGAACTAGTGTCTGATTACAACATTACAATCATCGCCACTGACGAGGGCTCTccacctctgtcctcctctaaaACTGTTCAGTTATCTGTAGCAGACATCAACGACAACCCACCTGTGTTTGAGGAACAGACCTACAGCGcatatgtgactgaaaataacaaacctgGCTCCACTTTATGTTCCGTTAGTGCTCGAGACCCTGACTGGAGACAAAACGGTACAGTTATTTATTCTCTGTTACCTGGTGAGGTGAACGGAGCCCCGGTGTCCTCCTATGTATCTGTTAACGGAGACACGGGGGTGATTCACTCTGTGAGGTCGTTTGATTATGAACAGTTCAGGAGTTTTAAAGTGCACGTGATGGCCAGAGACAACGGTTCTCCTCCGCTCAGCAGCAACGTGACCGTCAGTGTTTTCATATCTGATGTGAATGACAACTCTCCTCAGATACTGTACCCCGCCCCGGAGGGCAACACCTTCATGACCGAGCTGGTCCCCAAAGCTGCACACGGAGGCTCTCTGCTGTCCAAAGTGATAGCGGTGGACGCGGACTCCGGACAGAACGCCTGGCTGTCCTATCATATAGTCAAATCCACTGATCCGGGACTTTTCAGTATTGGTCTCCACAGCGGAGAGATCAGGACACAGCGTGACATTTCTGAATCTGACAGCATGAAACAGAACCTTATTGTGTCAGTGAAAGATAACGGacagccctctctctctgccacctgttccatgtatttacttatttctgATAACTTGGCTGAGGTCCCAGAACTGAAGGATATTTCTTATGATGAGAAGAATTCCAAACTGACCTCTTATCTGATCATCGCGCTCGTGTCTGTGTCCACCTTTTTTCTGACCTTCATTATCATTATCCTGGGTGTGAGGTTTTGTCGCAGGAGAAAGCCCAGACTGTTGTTTGATGGAGCAGTTGCCATCCCCAGCGCTTATCTCCCTCCTAATTACGCAGATGTTGACGGCACAGGAACTTTACGCAGCACTTACAATTATGACGCCTACTTGACAACAGGGTCCAGAACCAGTGACTTTAAGTTCGTAACATCTTACAATGACAACACTCTGCCTGCTGACCAGACTCTGAGGAAAAGTCCATCAGACTTTGATGAGGTGTTTGGGGAATCAGATGGGTCCTTGCAGGTATGA
- the LOC121902144 gene encoding protocadherin beta-15-like encodes MGFRRFALHYGLACIFLVVHIVYGDVSYSIPEEMKRGSVIGNIAKDLGLDLGRLSARKARIDTEDNNVKYCGVNLNTGDLIMQERIDREGLCGKKASCVLKQELVLENPLELHRINIRVQDINDNSPQFKEDSLKIEIHEMAGKGARFLLGEAHDGDIGENAVQSYSLQQNDHFKLNVNTKSGGRKYCELVLDKELDREDKNEMTLLLTAFDGGSPQRSGTVVIHVTVLDANDNVPVFSQNVYKASLPENSPLDTVVITVSATDADEGLNSEITYGFDHVSGEDSNAFSLHSKTGEVRVAGSIDYEKVSSYEMQISAKDGLGLVSYATLIIEVTDINDNAPVIHIKSLTNSIPENVSPGTEVGIINVQDRDSENNRQVRCSIQQNVPFKLVPSIKNYYSLVTTGQLDRELVSDYNITITATDEGSPPLSSSKTVQLSVADINDNPPVFEEQSYSAYVTENNKPGSTLCSVSARDPDWRQNGTVIYSLLPGEVNGAPMSSYLSVNGDTGVIHTVRSFDYEKFRSFKVHVIARDNGSPPLSSNVTVSVFISDVNDNSPQILYPAPEGNSFMTELVPKAAHGGSLVSKVIAVDADSGQNAWLSYHIVKSTDPGLFSIGLHSGEIRTQRDISESDSMKQNLIVSVKDNGQPSLSATCSMYLLISDNLAEVPELKDISYDEKNSKLTSYLIIALVSVSTFFLTFIIIILGVRFCRRRKPRLLFDGAVAIPSAYLPPNYADVDGAGTLRSTYNYDAYLTTGSRTSDFKFVTSYNDNTLPADQTLRKSPSDFAEVFGDCDRSPEVRTQLMSLKSCSTS; translated from the coding sequence ATGGGATTCAGGAGGTTTGCGCTGCACTACGGCcttgcttgtatttttcttgtcGTCCACATCGTCTATGGAGACGTCAGCTACTCTATTCCCGAAGAGATGAAACGTGGATCTGTAATTGGAAATATCGCTAAAGATCTGGGACTCGATTTGGGCAGACTGTCCGCTCGCAAGGCCCGTATCGATACGGAGGATAACAACGTTAAGTACTGCGGAGTTAATCTCAATACCGGAGACTTGATCATGCAAGAAAGGATTGACAGAGAAGGGCTTTGTGGGAAAAAGGCATCGTGTGTTTTAAAGCAAGAACTTGTTCTGGAAAATCCATTAGAACTGCACCGTATTAACATCCGCGTTCAAGATATCAATGACAATTCACCGCAGTTTAAAGAGGATTCACTTAAGATTGAAATTCATGAAATGGCAGGCAAGGGTGCACGCTTTCTTCTTGGAGAGGCACACGATGGAGACATCGGAGAAAATGCTGTTCAGAGCTACTCACTTCAGCAGAACGATCATTTTAAACTAAATGTTAACACGAAATCCGGCGGACGAAAATACTGCGAATTAGTCTTAGACAAAGAATTAGACAGAGAAGATAAAAATGAGATGACGCTCTTGCTTACCGCATTTGATGGTGGCTCTCCTCAGAGATCAGGCACTGTAGTCATACACGTCACTGTACTGGATGCTAATGATAATGTACCAGTGTTTAGCCAGAACGTATATAAAGCCAGTTTGCCTGAAAACTCTCCTCTCGATACTGTTGTGATCACAGTGAGTGCTACTGATGCAGACGAAGGTTTAAATAGCGAAATTACTTATGGATTTGATCATGTTTCAGGTGAAGATAGCAATGCATTTTCGTTACACTCTAAAACGGGGGAGGTGAGAGTAGCTGGTTCCATTGATTATGAAAAAGTGTCATCATATGAAATGCAGATCAGCGCAAAAGATGGTCTGGGATTAGTTTCATATGCAACATTAATTATTGAAGTTACTGACATAAATGACAACGCACCAGTTATACACATAAAATCACTGACTAATTCAATACCTGAGAATGTGTCACCTGGTACAGAGGTAGGCATCATTAACGTGCAGGACAGAGACTCTGAGAATAACCGACAGGTCCGCTGCTCCATTCAACAAAACGTCCCTTTTAAGTTGGTTCCTTCTATCAAAAACTACTATTCTCTGGTGACTACAGGACAACTGGACCGTGAACTAGTGTCTGATTACAACATTACAATCACTGCCACTGACGAGGGCTCTccacctctgtcctcctctaaaACTGTTCAGTTATCTGTAGCAGACATCAACGACAACCCACCTGTGTTTGAGGAACAGTCCTACAGCGcatatgtgactgaaaataacaaacctgGCTCCACTTTATGTTCCGTTAGTGCTCGAGACCCCGACTGGAGACAAAACGGTACAGTGATTTATTCTCTGTTACCTGGTGAGGTGAACGGAGCCCCGATGTCCTCCTATCTATCTGTTAACGGAGACACGGGGGTGATCCACACTGTGAGGTCGTTTGATTATGAAAAGTTCAGGAGTTTTAAAGTCCACGTGATAGCGAGAGACAACGGTTCTCCTCCGCTCAGCAGCAACGTGACCGTCAGTGTGTTCATATCGGATGTGAATGACAACTCTCCTCAGATACTGTACCCCGCCCCGGAGGGCAACTCCTTCATGACCGAGCTGGTCCCCAAAGCTGCACACGGAGGTTCTCTGGTGTCCAAAGTGATAGCGGTGGACGCGGACTCCGGACAGAACGCCTGGCTGTCCTATCATATAGTCAAATCCACTGATCCGGGACTTTTCAGTATTGGTCTCCACAGCGGAGAGATCAGGACACAGCGGGACATTTCTGAATCTGACAGCATGAAACAGAACCTTATTGTGTCAGTGAAAGATAACGGacagccctctctctctgccacctgttccatgtatttacttatttctgATAACTTGGCTGAGGTCCCAGAACTGAAGGATATTTCTTATGATGAGAAGAATTCCAAACTGACATCTTATCTGATCATCGCGCTCGTGTCTGTGTCCACCTTTTTTCTGACcttcattatcatcatcctgGGTGTGAGGTTTTGTCGCAGGAGAAAGCCCAGACTGTTGTTTGATGGAGCAGTTGCCATCCCCAGCGCGTATCTCCCTCCTAATTACGCAGATGTTGACGGCGCAGGAACTTTACGCAGCACTTATAATTATGACGCCTACTTGACAACAGGATCTAGAACCAGTGACTTTAAGTTTGTGACATCTTACAATGACAACACTCTGCCTGCTGACCAGACTCTGAGGAAAAGTCCATCAGATTTTGCCGAAGTGTTTGGAGATTGTGATCGCTCTCCTGAGGTACGCACACAGTTAATGTCACTTAAATCGTGTTCAACGTCCTGA
- the LOC121902153 gene encoding protocadherin beta-15-like, with product MGYSRFALHYGLACIFLVLHPVYGDVSYSIPEEMKHGSVIGNIAKDLGLDLGRLSARKARIDTEDNNVKYCGVNLNTGDLIVQERIDREGLCGKKASCVLKQELVLENPLELHRINIRVQDINDNSPQFKEDSLKIEIHEMADKGARFLLDEAHDGDIGENAVQGYSLQQNEHFSLNVKTKGGGRKYGELVLDKELDREDKKEVTLLLTAFDGGSPQRSGTVVIHVTVLDANDNVPVFSQTVYKASLPENSPLDTVVITVSATDADEGVNGEVIYGFDHVSDENQIFSLNPKTGEVKVAGSIDYEKESSYEMQISAKDGLGLASYATLIIEVTDINDNAPVIYLKSLTNPIPENVSPGTEVGIINVQDRDSENNRQVRCSIQQNVPFKLVPSIKNYYSLVTTGQLDRELVSDYNITITATDEGSPPLSSSKTVQLSVADINDNPPVFEEQSYSAYVTENNKPGSTLCSVTARDPDWRQNGTVIYSLLPGEVNGAPVSSYVSVNGDTGVIHAVRSFDYEQFRSFKVHVMARDNGSPPLSSNVTVSVFISDVNDNSPQILYPAPEGNSFMTELVPKAAHGGSLVSKVIAVDADSGQNAWLSYHIVKSTDPGLFSIGLHSGEIRTQRDISESDSMKQNLIVSVKDNGQPSLSATCSMYLLISDNLAEVPELKDISYDEKNSKLTSYLIIALVSVSTFFLTFIIIILGVRFCRRRKPRLLFDGAVAIPSAYLPPNYADVDGTGTLRSTYNYDAYLTTGSRTSDFKFVTSYNDNTLPADQTLRKSPSDFADAFGDYDRSPEQ from the exons ATGGGATACAGCAGGTTTGCGCTGCACTACGGTcttgcttgtatttttcttgtcCTCCACCCCGTCTATGGAGACGTCAGCTACTCTATTCCCGAGGAGATGAAACATGGATCTGTAATTGGAAATATCGCTAAAGATCTGGGACTCGATTTGGGCAGACTGTCCGCTCGCAAGGCCCGTATCGATACGGAGGATAACAACGTTAAGTACTGCGGAGTTAATCTCAATACCGGAGACTTGATTGTACAAGAAAGGATTGACAGAGAAGGGCTTTGTGGGAAAAAGGCATcgtgtgttttaaaacaagaacttGTTCTGGAAAATCCTTTAGAACTGCACCGTATTAACATCCGCGTTCAAGATATCAATGACAATTCACCGCAGTTTAAAGAGGATTCACTTAAAATTGAAATTCATGAAATGGCAGACAAAGGTGCACGTTTTCTCCTGGATGAGGCTCACGATGGAGACATCGGAGAAAATGCTGTTCAGGGTTACTCACTCCAGCAGAATGAACACTTCTCATTAAATGTTAAGACAAAGGGCGGTGGGCGAAAATATGGTGAATTAGTCTTAGACAAAGAATTAGATAGAGAAGATAAAAAGGAGGTGACTCTCTTGCTTACCGCATTCGATGGTGGCTCTCCTCAGAGATCAGGCACTGTAGTCATACACGTCACTGTACTGGATGCTAATGATAATGTACCAGTGTTTAGCCAGACCGTCTATAAAGCCAGTCTGCCTGAAAACTCTCCTCTCGATACTGTTGTGATCACAGTGAGTGCTACTGATGCAGACGAAGGAGTGAATGGTGAAGTTATTTATGGATTTGACCATGTTTCAGATGAAAACCAAATCTTCTCTCTAAACCCTAAAACAGGAGAGGTCAAAGTGGCTGGATCTATTGATTATGAAAAAGAATCATCATATGAAATGCAGATCAGCGCAAAAGATGGTCTTGGATTGGCGTCATATGCAACATTAATTATTGAAGTTACGGATATAAATGACAACGCGCCAGTTATTTACCTGAAATCATTAACCAACCCCATACCAGAGAATGTGTCACCTGGTACAGAGGTAGGCATCATTAACGTGCAGGACAGAGACTCTGAGAATAACCGACAGGTCCGCTGCTCCATTCAGCAAAACGTCCCTTTTAAGTTGGTTCCTTCTATTAAAAACTACTATTCTCTGGTGACTACAGGACAACTGGACCGTGAACTAGTGTCTGATTACAACATTACAATCACTGCCACTGACGAGGGTTCTccacctctgtcctcctctaaaACTGTTCAGTTATCTGTAGCAGACATCAACGACAACCCACCTGTATTTGAGGAACAGTCCTACAGCGcatatgtgactgaaaataacaaacctgGCTCTACTCTATGTTCCGTTACTGCTCGAGATCCCGACTGGAGACAAAACGGTACAGTGATTTATTCTCTGTTACCTGGTGAGGTGAACGGAGCCCCGGTGTCCTCCTATGTATCTGTTAACGGAGACACGGGGGTGATCCACGCTGTGAGGTCGTTTGATTATGAACAGTTCAGGAGTTTTAAAGTGCACGTGATGGCCAGAGACAACGGTTCTCCTCCGCTCAGCAGCAACGTGACCGTCAGTGTGTTCATATCTGATGTGAATGACAACTCTCCTCAGATACTGTACCCCGCCCCGGAGGGCAACTCCTTCATGACCGAGCTGGTCCCCAAAGCTGCACACGGAGGCTCTCTGGTGTCCAAAGTGATAGCGGTGGACGCGGACTCCGGACAGAACGCCTGGCTGTCCTATCATATAGTCAAATCCACTGATCCAGGACTTTTCAGTATTGGTCTCCACAGCGGAGAGATCAGGACACAGCGGGACATTTCTGAATCCGACAGCATGAAACAGAACCTTATTGTGTCAGTGAAAGATAACGGacagccctctctctctgccacctgttccatgtatttacttatttctgATAACTTGGCTGAGGTCCCAGAACTGAAGGATATTTCTTATGATGAGAAGAATTCCAAACTGACCTCTTATCTGATCATCGCGCTGGTGTCTGTGTCCACCTTTTTTctgaccttcatcatcatcatccttggTGTGAGGTTTTGTCGCAGAAGAAAGCCCAGACTGTTGTTTGATGGAGCAGTTGCCATCCCCAGCGCTTATCTCCCTCCTAATTACGCAGATGTTGACGGCACAGGAACTTTACGCAGCACTTATAATTATGACGCCTACTTGACAACAGGGTCTAGAACCAGTGACTTTAAGTTCGTGACATCTTACAATGACAACACTCTGCCTGCTGACCAGACTCTGAGGAAAAGTCCATCAGACTTTGCTGATGCCTTTGGAGATTATGATCGCTCTCCTGAG CAGTGA
- the LOC121902230 gene encoding protocadherin beta-16-like, translating to MGYSRFALHYGLACIFLVVHIVSGDVSYSIPEEMKRGSVIGNIAKDLGLDLGRLSARKARIDTEDNNVKYCGVNLNTGDLSVQERIDREGLCGKKASCVLKQELVLENPLELHRINIRVQDINDNSPQFKEDSLKIEIHEMAEKGSRFLLDEAHDGDIGENAVQGYSLQQNDHFSLNVKTKGGGRKYGELVLNKKLDREDKKEMMLLLTAFDGGSPQRSGTVVIHVTVLDANDNVPVFSQTVYKASLPENSPLDTIVLTVSATDADEGMFGEVTYGFDHVSDENQIFSLNPKTGEVKVAGSIDYEKESSYEMQISAKDSLGLASYATLIIEVTDINDNAPVIYLKSLTNPIPENVSPGTEVGIINVQDRDSENNRQVRCSIQQNVPFKLVPSIKNYYSLVTTGQLDRELVSDYNITITASDEGSPPLSSSKTVQFSVADINDNPPVFEEQSYSAYVTENNKPGSTLCSVSARDPDWRQNGTVIYSLLPGEVNGAPVSSYLSVNGDTGVIHAVRSFDYEQFRSFKVNVMARDNGSPPLSSNVTVSVFISDVNDNSPQILYPAPEGNSFMTELVPKAAHGGSLVSKVIAVDADSGQNAWLSYHIVKSTDPGLFSIGLYSGEIRTQRDISESDSMKQNLIVSVKDNGQPSLSATCSMYLLISDNLAEVPELKDISYDEKNSKLTSYLIIALVSVSTFFLTFIIIILGVRFCRRRKPRLLFDGAVAIPSAYLPPNYADVDGTGTLRSTYNYDAYLTTGSRTSDFKFVTSYNDNTLPADQTLRKSPSDFADAFGDCDRSPEVRTHLMSLNSC from the coding sequence ATGGGATACAGCAGGTTTGCGCTGCACTACGGCcttgcttgtatttttcttgtcGTCCATATCGTCTCTGGAGACGTCAGCTACTCTATTCCCGAAGAGATGAAACGTGGATCTGTAATTGGAAATATCGCTAAAGATCTGGGACTCGATTTGGGCAGACTGTCGGCTCGCAAGGCCCGTATCGATACGGAGGATAACAACGTTAAGTACTGCGGAGTTAATCTCAATACCGGAGACTTGAGTGTACAAGAAAGGATTGACAGAGAAGGGCTTTGTGGGAAAAAGGCATCGTGTGTTTTAAAGCAAGAACTTGTTCTGGAAAATCCATTAGAACTGCACCGTATTAACATCCGCGTTCAAGATATCAATGACAATTCACCGCAGTTTAAAGAGGATTCACTTAAGATTGAAATTCATGAAATGGCAGAAAAGGGTTCGCGTTTTCTCTTGGATGAGGCTCACGATGGAGACATCGGAGAAAATGCTGTTCAGGGTTACTCACTTCAGCAGAACGATCATTTCTCATTAAATGTAAAGACAAAGGGCGGTGGGCGAAAATATGGTGAATTAGTCTTGAACAAAAAATTAGATAGAGAAGATAAAAAAGAGATGATGCTCTTGCTTACCGCATTTGATGGTGGCTCTCCTCAGAGATCAGGCACTGTAGTCATACACGTCACTGTACTGGATGCTAATGATAATGTACCAGTGTTTAGCCAGACCGTCTATAAAGCCAGTCTGCCTGAAAACTCTCCTCTCGATACTATTGTGCTCACAGTGAGTGCTACTGATGCAGATGAGGGAATGTTTGGTGAAGTTACTTATGGATTTGACCATGTTTCAGATGAAAACCAAATCTTCTCTCTAAACCCTAAAACAGGAGAGGTCAAAGTGGCTGGATCTATTGATTATGAAAAAGAATCTTCATATGAAATGCAGATCAGCGCAAAAGATAGTCTGGGATTGGCGTCATATGCAACATTAATTATTGAAGTTACGGATATAAATGACAACGCGCCAGTTATTTACCTGAAATCACTGACTAACCCCATACCAGAGAATGTGTCACCTGGTACAGAAGTGGGCATCATTAACGTGCAGGACAGAGACTCTGAGAATAACCGACAGGTCCGCTGCTCCATTCAACAAAACGTCCCTTTTAAGTTGGTTCCTTCTATTAAAAACTACTATTCTCTGGTGACTACAGGACAACTGGACCGTGAACTAGTGTCTGATTATAACATTACAATCACCGCCAGTGACGAAGGCTCTccacctctgtcctcctctaaaACTGTTCAGTTTTCTGTAGCAGACATCAACGACAACCCACCTGTGTTTGAGGAACAGTCCTACAGCGcatatgtgactgaaaataacaaacctgGCTCCACTTTATGTTCCGTTAGTGCTCGAGACCCCGACTGGAGACAAAACGGTACAGTGATTTATTCTCTGTTACCTGGTGAGGTGAACGGAGCCCCGGTGTCCTCTTATCTATCTGTTAACGGAGACACGGGGGTGATCCACGCTGTGAGGTCGTTTGATTATGAACAGTTCAGGAGTTTTAAAGTCAACGTGATGGCCAGAGACAACGGTTCTCCTCCGCTCAGCAGCAACGTGACCGTCAGTGTGTTCATATCGGATGTGAATGACAACTCTCCTCAGATACTGTATCCTGCCCCGGAGGGCAACTCCTTCATGACCGAGCTGGTCCCCAAAGCCGCACACGGAGGCTCTCTGGTGTCCAAAGTGATAGCGGTGGACGCAGACTCCGGACAGAACGCCTGGCTGTCATATCATATAGTCAAATCCACTGATCCGGGACTTTTCAGTATTGGTCTCTACAGCGGAGAGATCAGGACACAGCGGGACATTTCTGAATCTGACAGCATGAAACAGAACCTTATTGTGTCAGTGAAAGATAATGGacagccctctctctctgccacctgttccatgtatttacttatttctgATAACTTGGCTGAGGTCCCAGAACTGAAGGATATTTCTTATGATGAGAAGAATTCCAAACTGACCTCTTATCTGATCATCGCGCTGGTGTCTGTGTCCACCTTTTTTCTGACcttcattatcatcatcctTGGTGTGAGGTTTTGTCGCAGGAGAAAGCCCAGACTGTTGTTTGATGGAGCAGTTGCCATCCCCAGCGCTTATCTCCCTCCTAATTACGCAGATGTTGACGGCACAGGAACTTTGCGCAGCACATATAATTATGACGCCTACTTGACAACAGGGTCTAGAACCAGTGATTTTAAGTTCGTGACATCTTACAATGACAACACTCTGCCTGCTGACCAGACTCTGAGGAAAAGTCCATCAGACTTTGCTGATGCCTTTGGAGATTGTGATCGCTCTCCTGAGGTACGCACACATTTAATGTCACTCAACTCGTGTTGA